The Plasmodium sp. gorilla clade G2 genome assembly, chromosome: 6 genome has a segment encoding these proteins:
- a CDS encoding ATP-dependent RNA helicase HAS1, with translation MDDDNDYTIKNSNDYNLKKTKKNSIIKKKKKKKKKDIIENKDDNIKNLKNENYSIESEVESESTNDNVSLNNIQEDKELNENIESDQNIQNIQNKQNTSSEEICDPDKNDKIYTNEIKSNNNNHDNNDSKEHFYSELKFEDLNICDALKKGLKELNFVTLTEIQAKCIPHFLSGKDILGAAKTGSGKTLAFLVPSINILYNIKFLPKNGTGVLIISPTRELCLQIYQVCKDLCKYIPQTNGIIIGGMSRNEEKKKFIHGINILIATPGRLLDHMQNTKEFIYKNLICLIIDEADRLLQIGFEEEINLIIKRLPKKRQTALFSATQTTKVESLIRLSLQKPIFIEVTTKIATVERLQQGYALVDEDKRFLLLFTFLKKNLSKKIMVFFNNCMSVQFYNDLLNYIDIPTYCIHGKKKQNKRLKSFHDFSAAKCAILLCTNVAARGLDIPNVNYIIQYDPPDDSKEYIHRVGRTCRGQDSNGSAIIFLMKHELKFLNYLKFYNIPINQFAYEPNKLINIQSHIQSIVTKNFHLHKMAREAFKSYLNGYITYALKDVFDVNNLNLLLTSKNFGLDVPPKVDLNLKLNVKKKKFK, from the exons atggatgatgataatgattatacaataaaaaattcaaatgaTTATAACTTgaaaaaaaccaaaaaaaacagtataataaaaaagaaaaaaaagaaaaagaaaaaagatattatagaaaataaggatgataatataaaaaacttaaaaaatgaaaattattcaATCGAATCAGAAGTAGAAAGTGAAAGTACTAATGACAACGTTTCATTAAACAATATACAAGAAGATAAAGagttaaatgaaaatattgaaagtgatcaaaatattcaaaatattcaaaataaacaaaatactTCAAGTGAAGAAATTTGTGACcctgataaaaatgataaaatatacacaaatgaaataaaaagtaataacaacaatcatgataataatgattcaAAAGAACACTTTTATAGTGAATTAAAATTTGaagatttaaatatatgtgatgCATTAAAAAAAGgtttaaaagaattaaatttTGTTACATTAACAGAAATTCAAGCTAAATGTATTCCTCATTTTTTAAGTGGAAAAGATATATTAGGAGCCGCTAAAACAGGGTCAGGAAAAACATTAGCTTTTCTTGTACCatcaataaatattttatataatataaaatttttaccTAAAAATGGTACAGgtgttttaataatatcacCCACTAGAGAATTATGTCTTCAAATTTATCAAGTTTGTAAAgatttatgtaaatatataccaCAAACAAATGGAATAATTATTGGTGGTATGAGtagaaatgaagaaaaaaaaaaatttattcatggaataaatattttaattgcCACACCAGGAAGATTATTAGATCATATGCAAAATACAAAAGAATTTatctataaaaatttaatatgtttAATTATTGATGAAGCTGATAGATTGTTACAAATTGGATTTGAAGAagaaattaatttaattataaagagGTTACCAAAAAAAAGACAAACAGCCTTATTTTCAGCAACACAAACTACTAAAGTAGAAAGCTTAATTAGACTTTCTTTACAAAAACCAATATTTATAGAAGTTACTACAAAAATTGCAACTGTAGAAAGATTACAACAAGGATATGCTTTAGTTGATGAAGATAAAagatttcttttattatttacatttcttaaaaaaaatttgtcaaaaaaaataatggtcttttttaataattgcATGTCAGTTCAATTTTACAATGACTTACTtaattatattgatataCCTACATATTGTATccatggaaaaaaaaaacaaaataaaagattAAAAAGTTTTCATGATTTCTCAGCTGCAAAATGTGCCATCTTATTATGTACAAATGTAGCTGCTAGAGGTCTTGATATACCAAatgttaattatataatacaatatgaTCCACCTGATGAttcaaaagaatatatacataGAGTTGGAAGAACATGTAGAGGACAAGATTCAAATGGATCAGCCATTATATTTCTAATGAAACATGAATTGAAAttcttaaattatttaaagttTTATAATATACCAATAAATCAATTTGCTTATGAACCAAACAaacttataaatatacaatcaCATATTCAATCTATTGTAACCAAAAATTTTCATCTACACAAAATGGCAAGAGAGGCATTCAAGTCTTATTTGAAC GGTTATATAACTTATGCACTAAAAGACGTATTTGATGTGAACAACCTCAATCTCCTTTTGACTTCCAAAAATTTTGGATTAGATGTTCCACCAAAAGTTGacttaaatttaaaattaaatgtcaaaaaaaaaaaatttaaataa